A window of Halichoerus grypus chromosome 12, mHalGry1.hap1.1, whole genome shotgun sequence contains these coding sequences:
- the LOC118532177 gene encoding LOW QUALITY PROTEIN: olfactory receptor 9A4 (The sequence of the model RefSeq protein was modified relative to this genomic sequence to represent the inferred CDS: inserted 3 bases in 2 codons; deleted 1 base in 1 codon; substituted 1 base at 1 genomic stop codon), whose product MLVNHSSATEFYLLGFPGSKELHHLLFATFFFFYLVTLMGXTVIVVIVHVDKCPQSPMYFFLGHLTALEILVTTIIVPMMLWGLLLRGMQTISLAACVTQLFLYLAVRTTEFALLGGMAVDHYMAVCNPLRYNIIMNNRTCIWVVIVSWVFGFLFEIWPXSNVVNNFFCDXGQLLKLSCNNTPFTEFILFLMTVFVLFGSLIPTIISYTYIISTILKIPSASGRRKAFSMCASHFTCVVIGYGGCLFLYVKPKQTQAADYNRVVSFMVSVVTPFLNPFIFTLRNDKVTQALRDGVKRCCHLFSN is encoded by the exons ATGTTGGTGAATCACTCTAGTGCCACTGAATTTTATCTCCTTGGCTTCCCTGGCTCCAAAGAACTACATCATCTTCTCtttgctaccttcttcttcttctacttaGTGACATTGATGG AAACGGTCATCGTTGTGATTGTGCATGTTGATAAATGTCCGCAGTCCCCCATGTATTTCTTCCTTGGTCATCTCACTGCCTTGGAGATCTTGGTTACAACTATTATTGTGCCCATGATGCTTTGGGGGTTGCTGCTCCGTGGGATGCAGACAATATCTCTGGCTGCATGTGTCACCCAGCTCTTCCTGTACCTTGCTGTGAGGACCACAGAGTTTGCATTGCTG GGGGGGATGGCTGTGGACCATTACATGGCTGTCTGTAACCCTTTGAGGTACAACATCATTATGAACAACCGAACCTGCATCTGGGTGGTCATTGTTTCATGGGTGTTTGGGTTCCTTTTTGAAATCTGGCC GTCAAATGTGGTGAACAATTTCTTCTGTGACTGAGGGCAATTGCTCAAACTATCCTGCAATAATACCCCTTTCACAGAGTTTATCCTATTTTTAATgactgtttttgttctttttggttcTTTGATCCCTACAATCATCTCCTACACCTACATCATCTCCACCATCCTCAAGATCCCCTCAGCCTCTGGCCGGAGGAAAGCCTTCTCTATGTGTGCTTCCCACTTTACTTGTGTTGTGATTGGCTATGGCGGTTGCTTGTTCCTCTATGTGAAACCCAAGCAAACGCAGGCTGCAGATTACAATAGGGTGGTTTCCTTCATGGTTTCAGTGGTTACTCCTTTCCTCAACCCTTTCATCTTCACCCTCCGAAATGACAAAGTCACACAAGCCCTTAGGGATGGAGTGAAAAGATGCTGTCACCTATTTAGTAACTAA